One region of Halohasta litchfieldiae genomic DNA includes:
- a CDS encoding bacterio-opsin activator domain-containing protein → MAQIQVLYIAPNDEAIEQIVSALETAGPELSISHVDSASAALAVLETDPVDCLVADQLSSGETSAVVDAARSRTSTLPVVWVTDEPADRVVDSFDGHTEYVYKQELAEQGGLVAHRIRSVVGSATGSAVQDTDSEGQNTDSDSDVDSECTPAADSAAADTDEPATAATSEEIVDRSHAGILVFDSEGRITLLNPAAERILGLPAADAIGGTCEALDMRTESDESLPLSNRPVARVLESGQPVVDELVSIPTDGDRRWLSISASPLADGEAVDCVVVTLDDVSAEVELETTLETVLARMTDGFMAFDTDLRFTYCSTQAINPDRYPVDEVIGSKLSDLHPFLGQYEADLRAVLESQEAKTTETYIPEPTAAWYRARLYPSESGVSVFFREITEEKHRERELEQYQTIIESVRDGVCILDSTLDFAFVNDAFADLTGYPEAELLGANASLVTDSEKLRELDERRQQLFSGDDAAMLTGEIITESGQRLPVEAWMTPLWLPDGERGTVSVVRDISFRKQTEATFTALYDAAHDLLSARSTEEIAEIGVEAAASVLGFEDAIVLSYDEELNVFHSLAYTESAEAHLPAPLPISASDSSIAGRAFFDGELVATDDMSELPEAYNPETAYRRAMFVPFDEHGVLFVGDTETGTTTEQTRTVAELLGATLAAAFTRLSSERRSEANQQTLAERTAELETLAHTNELVEALGDRLFDASTREEVEEAVCSILTDFDRYSFAWIGAVESRTDTIVPRAAAGTEQGYLDWLADHIAEAGCGLVDEPTCRALTADSPVSVDRIARDWQDAPWQKEALSRGYQSALSVPLTHNGINHGILSIYAGTTTAFDEYTKTVLTEFARITAYVIASTETKQGLLTDQRTEVELELTDGDDVLSQLAARLGTQVVFEGFVPQSEHSLLYVSVTGVPTATVETVAAEIYGIERLRAVADRTEIAVFELAVSGPVLAATLVDCGAIPTEIETDGTCQRVVVTVPQTTDVRSFVDRLVAEYPSTTVVSRQDADRGVKTPETFQMELLDRLTQRQEETLQAAYFACYFDSPRGSTGTEVGHSLGISQPTFNHHLRAALKTVLTLLFEDAHNEPLDR, encoded by the coding sequence CGTGTCGTCGACAGCTTTGACGGCCACACTGAGTACGTATACAAACAGGAACTGGCCGAACAGGGCGGGCTCGTTGCCCACCGGATTCGGTCGGTCGTCGGCAGTGCCACCGGATCGGCGGTCCAAGACACCGACTCAGAGGGCCAAAATACCGATTCGGATTCGGATGTCGACTCGGAGTGCACTCCGGCCGCTGACTCGGCGGCCGCCGATACAGACGAGCCGGCGACAGCGGCGACCTCCGAGGAGATCGTCGACCGGAGCCACGCGGGCATTCTCGTCTTCGACAGCGAGGGACGCATCACGCTGCTCAATCCGGCGGCCGAACGGATTCTGGGGCTGCCGGCAGCCGACGCAATCGGCGGCACCTGCGAGGCGCTGGATATGCGGACCGAAAGCGACGAGTCGTTACCACTGAGCAATCGCCCTGTCGCCCGGGTTCTGGAATCGGGCCAGCCTGTTGTCGACGAACTCGTGAGTATTCCCACAGATGGGGACCGACGATGGCTCTCGATCAGCGCCTCGCCACTGGCCGACGGCGAGGCAGTCGACTGTGTCGTCGTCACGCTGGATGACGTGTCGGCCGAGGTGGAGCTAGAGACCACCCTCGAAACCGTTCTCGCCCGGATGACCGACGGCTTCATGGCGTTCGATACAGACCTCAGATTCACCTACTGCAGCACGCAGGCGATCAACCCTGATCGGTATCCCGTCGACGAGGTTATCGGGTCGAAGCTGTCGGATCTCCACCCATTCCTCGGGCAGTACGAAGCCGATCTCCGAGCAGTGCTTGAGAGCCAGGAGGCCAAGACGACCGAGACCTACATCCCGGAGCCGACCGCCGCGTGGTACCGCGCGCGACTCTATCCCTCCGAAAGCGGGGTTTCGGTGTTCTTCCGGGAGATCACCGAGGAAAAACACCGCGAGCGTGAACTCGAACAGTACCAGACGATCATCGAATCGGTCCGCGACGGGGTCTGTATTCTCGACTCGACCCTCGATTTCGCCTTCGTCAACGATGCGTTTGCTGACCTGACGGGCTACCCGGAAGCCGAACTCCTCGGAGCGAATGCGTCGCTCGTCACCGACAGCGAAAAGCTACGGGAGCTCGATGAGCGCAGACAACAACTGTTTTCGGGTGACGACGCGGCGATGCTGACCGGCGAGATCATCACTGAATCCGGCCAGCGACTGCCGGTCGAGGCGTGGATGACGCCGCTGTGGCTGCCTGACGGCGAGCGTGGAACAGTCAGCGTTGTTCGTGACATCAGTTTTCGCAAGCAGACCGAGGCGACGTTCACCGCGCTGTACGACGCGGCTCACGATCTGCTTTCGGCCCGGTCGACCGAGGAGATCGCCGAGATCGGCGTCGAGGCCGCGGCCTCGGTGCTCGGGTTTGAGGATGCAATCGTCCTCAGCTACGACGAGGAGCTGAACGTCTTTCATTCGCTGGCGTACACGGAGTCGGCCGAAGCACATCTCCCCGCACCCCTGCCGATCAGTGCCAGTGACTCCAGTATCGCCGGTCGGGCCTTTTTCGACGGTGAACTCGTCGCCACCGACGATATGAGCGAACTCCCCGAGGCGTACAACCCCGAGACAGCCTACCGCCGTGCCATGTTCGTCCCGTTCGACGAGCACGGGGTGCTGTTCGTCGGTGACACTGAAACCGGGACCACAACCGAGCAGACACGGACTGTCGCGGAGCTACTGGGGGCGACGCTTGCGGCGGCGTTCACCCGGCTCTCCTCCGAGCGCCGGTCGGAAGCCAACCAGCAGACGCTGGCCGAACGGACCGCGGAACTAGAGACGCTGGCACACACTAACGAGTTGGTCGAGGCACTCGGCGACCGACTGTTCGATGCGTCGACCCGCGAGGAGGTCGAAGAGGCCGTTTGTTCGATCCTCACCGATTTCGACCGCTACAGCTTTGCCTGGATCGGGGCGGTCGAGAGCCGGACCGATACTATCGTTCCCCGGGCTGCGGCGGGCACCGAACAGGGGTATCTCGACTGGCTCGCCGACCATATCGCCGAGGCAGGCTGTGGGTTGGTCGACGAGCCGACCTGCCGGGCACTCACAGCCGACAGTCCTGTCTCGGTCGACCGGATCGCCCGTGACTGGCAGGACGCACCGTGGCAAAAGGAGGCGTTATCCCGCGGCTACCAGTCGGCGCTGAGCGTCCCGCTCACTCACAACGGGATTAATCACGGCATACTGTCGATCTACGCCGGGACGACCACAGCCTTCGACGAGTATACCAAGACGGTGCTGACCGAGTTCGCTCGGATCACCGCCTACGTGATCGCCAGCACGGAGACCAAACAGGGATTGCTGACCGACCAGCGGACCGAGGTGGAACTCGAACTCACCGACGGCGACGACGTGTTGAGTCAGTTGGCAGCACGGCTCGGCACGCAGGTCGTCTTTGAAGGGTTCGTCCCCCAGAGTGAGCATTCGCTGCTGTATGTCTCAGTTACCGGTGTCCCGACCGCCACTGTCGAGACGGTAGCCGCAGAGATATACGGCATTGAGCGCCTTCGGGCCGTCGCCGACCGAACCGAGATCGCGGTGTTCGAACTGGCGGTTTCGGGCCCTGTGCTCGCGGCCACACTCGTCGACTGTGGGGCGATCCCGACCGAGATCGAGACCGATGGGACGTGCCAGCGGGTCGTGGTGACGGTCCCACAGACGACCGACGTTCGGTCGTTCGTCGACCGGCTGGTCGCCGAGTATCCATCAACGACTGTCGTCTCCCGACAGGACGCCGACCGAGGCGTCAAAACTCCCGAAACATTCCAGATGGAGCTGCTCGACCGGCTCACCCAACGCCAAGAGGAGACGCTTCAGGCGGCGTACTTCGCCTGCTACTTCGACTCGCCGCGCGGCAGTACCGGGACCGAAGTCGGCCACTCGCTCGGCATCTCACAGCCGACGTTCAACCACCATCTGCGAGCCGCGCTCAAAACCGTCCTGACACTGCTGTTTGAGGACGCTCACAACGAGCCTCTAGATAGATAG